The following is a genomic window from Bacillales bacterium.
CGTTGTCGAATTTCGGTTCCAAGCGAAGCGGGCGCCAGCGGGACATTTCCGGTTTCATCGTCCATACCTCCTTTCTTTTTCCAATCATAACATGAATTTCGAATGATTTGCCGAAATAGGTTATAATATATATAAGAAGGAAAACCTTTAAGCAGATGACGCTTCGAACCTTCGCGAATCTCAGAAAACATTCGCTGCCGAAAAGGAGGAAGCCAATGGCCTTCCATGGAAAAAACCGTGAACCGATTCCGGAAGTGGAAACGACCGTTTGGGTTTGCAGCAACGAAAAATGCTCGGGCTGGATGAGAGACAATTTTTCATTTGAAAAAGAACCAACCTGCCCGATGTGCCAATCGACAATGGAAAAAGAGACGCGGGTCTTGCCCGAAATCAAGTAGAAAAGCGAACCTTTAATGGGTTCGCTTTTTCATTACCCTTTTTTTCGATAAACCATGCCTTCCGCAAGGGCAACCAACTCATCCGTTTCGTTTTTCACTTCGATGCGATACAACCCGAGCCGGGTCGGTTCTTTTTCCACAGCCGCCGTTGCAGTCAACACGCTGCCAACGCCGCCAGCTTTGAGATAGTGCATCGTCATCGTAATTCCGACCGCCGGCTGTCCATGTGAATTGCTGGCGACGGCAAAGACATAGTCCGCCAAGGAAAAGATCGCTCCTCCGTTGGCCGTGCCGTGGAAATTGAGCATATGCTCTTCGACCTTCATCGTTGCTGTCGCATGGCCCTCGTAAACGTCTTGCAGCGCAATGCCGAGAAACGAGGCATACGGATCTTCATACATGTCCGCTGCCTCCCATCAACTCATTCGGAATCGTTGCAAGAACGACTTTAACCGCTCGCTGTCCGGATTTTCCAAGATTTCTTGCGGCGTCCCTTGTTCGGCAATCACACCGTTGTCCAAAAACACGACGCGATCGGCCACGTCGCGGGCGAATTCCATCTCGTGCGTAATCAAAATCATCGCCATGTCGCTTTCGCGCGCGATGTCTTTAATGACTTCGAGCACCTCGCCGACCGTCTCCGGATCGAGCGCCGACGTCACTTCGTCAAACAGCATCACCTTCGGCCGCATCACGACCGCGCGTGCGATCGCCACCCGCTGCTGCTGGCCTCCGGAAAGCTGATTCGGATAGACGTCAAGCTTATCCCCGAGTCCGACCTTTTCGAGCATTTCCACTGCCCGTTCCTTTGCTTCCTCTTTTGAAACTCCGAGCACGTGAACCGGTGCCGACGTGCAGTTTTTCAAAATCGTCATGTGCGGAAACAAATTAAACTGTTGAAACACCATGCCGATATCGGAACGCACTTGGCGCAAATGCTTTTCGTCGGCACGGACGAGTTCTCCGTTTTTCACTCGTTTATGCCAGAGCGGCTTTCCGTCCACTTCAATCAAGCCCGACGTCGGTTCTTCCAACGTCATTAACATGCGAATGATTGTCGTTTTCCCCGAACCGCTCGGGCCGATCAAGCTGACCCGCTCGCCGCGTCCGATCTCTAAATTGATGCCCTTGAGCACCTCGGTGTCGCCAAACGACTTCCGAACGTCTTTGTACGTCACGATTGCGTCACTCATCACGCGGTCACATCCTTTCTATCGGTGTCGACGGCCTGCGGCCGTTTCTTTTCAAAACGCCGGTTCGTTTTCTTCTCCAGCCAACGCACGAACAGCGCGGACGGGTAGCTCAAGACGAGGAAGAAAAAGCCGGTAAGCGTCAGCGGTTCGATGAATTCAAAGTGCTGCGCTCCGTAGTTTTTCGCCGCCGCTACCATGCCGGCAACGCCGATGGCGAGCGTCAGCGGGATTTCCTTGAACATGATAATGAGATAATTGCCGAGCATTGGAATGACCGGAGGGAGGGCCTGCGGCAAAATGATTTTCGTCCACAGTTGCCAGCGTGAATAATTGAGTGCCGTCGCGGCTTCCCACTGCCCTTTCTTGACGTCGTTAATGCCGGAGCGGTAAATTTCGGAAATGTACGTGCTGAAATGCAGCCCAAGTCCGATGACGGCCGCCTGAATTGTCGTCAAAGTA
Proteins encoded in this region:
- the ehuA gene encoding ectoine/hydroxyectoine ABC transporter ATP-binding protein EhuA: MSDAIVTYKDVRKSFGDTEVLKGINLEIGRGERVSLIGPSGSGKTTIIRMLMTLEEPTSGLIEVDGKPLWHKRVKNGELVRADEKHLRQVRSDIGMVFQQFNLFPHMTILKNCTSAPVHVLGVSKEEAKERAVEMLEKVGLGDKLDVYPNQLSGGQQQRVAIARAVVMRPKVMLFDEVTSALDPETVGEVLEVIKDIARESDMAMILITHEMEFARDVADRVVFLDNGVIAEQGTPQEILENPDSERLKSFLQRFRMS
- the ehuD gene encoding ectoine/hydroxyectoine ABC transporter permease subunit EhuD, coding for MIDWTWSTIIDAFPYIFEAMWTVLGLTVASFIFALLFGIVWTALRRIRWKPVHAVVVFLLNFIRSTPPLVQLFFLYYAWPQIPYVGVTLTTIQAAVIGLGLHFSTYISEIYRSGINDVKKGQWEAATALNYSRWQLWTKIILPQALPPVIPMLGNYLIIMFKEIPLTLAIGVAGMVAAAKNYGAQHFEFIEPLTLTGFFFLVLSYPSALFVRWLEKKTNRRFEKKRPQAVDTDRKDVTA
- the paaI gene encoding hydroxyphenylacetyl-CoA thioesterase PaaI; this translates as MYEDPYASFLGIALQDVYEGHATATMKVEEHMLNFHGTANGGAIFSLADYVFAVASNSHGQPAVGITMTMHYLKAGGVGSVLTATAAVEKEPTRLGLYRIEVKNETDELVALAEGMVYRKKG
- a CDS encoding cold-shock protein, producing MAFHGKNREPIPEVETTVWVCSNEKCSGWMRDNFSFEKEPTCPMCQSTMEKETRVLPEIK